A window from Nycticebus coucang isolate mNycCou1 chromosome X, mNycCou1.pri, whole genome shotgun sequence encodes these proteins:
- the NXT2 gene encoding NTF2-related export protein 2 isoform X2, whose translation MGEKDFKTYVDQACRAAEEFVNIYYETMDKRRRALTRLYLEKATLIWNGNVVTGLDALTNFFEMLPSSEFQVNMLDCQPVHEQATQSQTTVLVVTSGIVKFDGNKQHYFNQNFLLTAQSSPTNTVWKIASDCFRFQDWASS comes from the exons ATGGGGGAGAAG GATTTTAAAACTTATGTAGATCAGGCATGTAGAGCCGCCGAGGAATTTGTCAATATTTACTATGAGACAATGGATAAAAGAAGACGA GCACTAACCAGGCTGTATCTGGAGAAGGCCACCTTAATATGGAATGGAAATGTTGTTACAGGGCTGGATGccctgactaatttttttgagatgttgCCTTCCAGTGAGTTCCAGGTCAATATGTTAGATTGCCAACCAGTTCACG AGCAAGCTACCCAGTCCCAGACTACAGTTCTTGTTGTGACCAGTGGAATAGTGAAATTTGATGGAAACAAACAACACTACTTCAACCAGAACTTCCTGCTGACTGCTCAGTCCAGTCCTACCAACACTGTGTGGAAGATTGCAAGTGATTGCTTCCGTTTTCAAGATTGGGCTAGTAGTTAA
- the NXT2 gene encoding NTF2-related export protein 2 isoform X1 — MAASVDFKTYVDQACRAAEEFVNIYYETMDKRRRALTRLYLEKATLIWNGNVVTGLDALTNFFEMLPSSEFQVNMLDCQPVHEQATQSQTTVLVVTSGIVKFDGNKQHYFNQNFLLTAQSSPTNTVWKIASDCFRFQDWASS; from the exons ATGGCTGCGTCTGTG GATTTTAAAACTTATGTAGATCAGGCATGTAGAGCCGCCGAGGAATTTGTCAATATTTACTATGAGACAATGGATAAAAGAAGACGA GCACTAACCAGGCTGTATCTGGAGAAGGCCACCTTAATATGGAATGGAAATGTTGTTACAGGGCTGGATGccctgactaatttttttgagatgttgCCTTCCAGTGAGTTCCAGGTCAATATGTTAGATTGCCAACCAGTTCACG AGCAAGCTACCCAGTCCCAGACTACAGTTCTTGTTGTGACCAGTGGAATAGTGAAATTTGATGGAAACAAACAACACTACTTCAACCAGAACTTCCTGCTGACTGCTCAGTCCAGTCCTACCAACACTGTGTGGAAGATTGCAAGTGATTGCTTCCGTTTTCAAGATTGGGCTAGTAGTTAA
- the NXT2 gene encoding NTF2-related export protein 2 isoform X3, translating into MRRHRREWSQEDKGRYQGRSSHHYEEAHSSYSWRSSRSRHDVVTAPLAEHAAAGSPMAASVDFKTYVDQACRAAEEFVNIYYETMDKRRRALTRLYLEKATLIWNGNVVTGLDALTNFFEMLPSSEFQVNMLDCQPVHEQATQSQTTVLVVTSGIVKFDGNKQHYFNQNFLLTAQSSPTNTVWKIASDCFRFQDWASS; encoded by the exons ATGAGAAGACACAGAAGAGAATGGTCTCAGGAAGACAAAGGAAGATACCAAGGAAGAAGTAGCCATCATTATGAGGAGGCACATTCCAGCTACTCATG GCGAAGTAGCCGGTCACGTCACGACGTAGTGACTGCTCCACTGGCGGAACACGCCGCTGCGGGTTCCCCAATGGCTGCGTCTGTG GATTTTAAAACTTATGTAGATCAGGCATGTAGAGCCGCCGAGGAATTTGTCAATATTTACTATGAGACAATGGATAAAAGAAGACGA GCACTAACCAGGCTGTATCTGGAGAAGGCCACCTTAATATGGAATGGAAATGTTGTTACAGGGCTGGATGccctgactaatttttttgagatgttgCCTTCCAGTGAGTTCCAGGTCAATATGTTAGATTGCCAACCAGTTCACG AGCAAGCTACCCAGTCCCAGACTACAGTTCTTGTTGTGACCAGTGGAATAGTGAAATTTGATGGAAACAAACAACACTACTTCAACCAGAACTTCCTGCTGACTGCTCAGTCCAGTCCTACCAACACTGTGTGGAAGATTGCAAGTGATTGCTTCCGTTTTCAAGATTGGGCTAGTAGTTAA